The following is a genomic window from Babesia bovis T2Bo chromosome 4 map unlocalized Chr4_1, whole genome shotgun sequence.
TCGAGGCGCGAGCCGAGGCATCCATCGCTGGGAGTTTAGGTAGTGTAATGGTCTAGTGAGTGGTTGTGCCAGCCCTAAAGGGCTGGAAAGAAAGGCACCCCCAAAAAGGGGGTGCATCTCGCCGAGACGAGCTTAACCCGGGTCGTGGCAGTCACGGCCCTCGGGGTGGGGAGCAACGGGGGCGGAGCCCCAACCGGCTACTAGGGTAGCCGGCGTTGCCAGATCGCCGAAGGCGATCGAGTGGCACCGAAGGTGCCGAGTGGAAGCTGTGCTTCCACTGGTGTGGTGCTAGTGCCCCACAATAGAAAATGTGAATGATCCTTCCGCAGGTTCACCTACGGAAACCTTGTTACGACTTCTCCTTCCTTTAAGTGATAAGGTTCACAAAACTTGGCCCGCGAGCGGCGACGGATCGCGCAGGCAGGTTCCGAATAATTCACCGGATCACTCGATCGGTAGGAGCGACGGGCGGTGTGTACAAAGGGCAGGGACGTAATCTGCACAAGCTGATGACTTGCGCATACTAGGCATTCCTCGTTCATGATCTAGAATTGCAAAGATCAATCCCAAACACGATGCAGACTAGGGGTTACCAGGGCCTATCGGCCGAGGGTAAACACGAGGCAAGCATCAGTGTAGCGCGCGTGCAGCCCAGGACATCTAAGGGCATCACAGACCTGTTATTGCCTTAAACCTCACCGCAGCTTGACGCCGCAGAGTCCCTCTATGAAGTGCGCACGGACAGAGACCGAGCGACTAAATAGCAGGTTAAGGTCTCGTTCGTTAACGGAATTAACCAGACAAATCACTCCACCAACTAAGAACGGCCATGCACCACTACCCAGAGAATCAAGAAAGGACAATCAACCTGTCAATCCTTACGCTGTCTGGACCTGGTGAGGTTCCCCGTGTTGAGTCAAATTAAGCCGCAGGCTCCACGCCTGGTGGTGCCCTTCCGTCAATTCCTTTAAGTTTCAGACTTGCGACCATACTCCCCCCAGAACCCAAAGACTTTGATTTCTCTCAAGGTGCTGACGGAGTCGAGGCGACGACCACCAATCCCTAGTCGGCATAGTTTAAGGTTAGGACTACGACGGTATCTGATCGTCTTCGATCCCCTAACTTTCGTTCTTGATTAATGGAAGCGTCCTTGGCAAATGCTTTCGCAGTCGTGCGTCATCGACAAATCTAAGAATTTCACCTCTGACAGTCGAGTACGAATGCCCCCAACCGTTCCTATTAACCATTACCCAAAGTCAACCAACGGTACGACAGGGGTCATACAAGGTTATTCCATGCTCAATTATACAGGCGAAACCTGCTTGAAACACTCTAATTTTCTCAAAGTAACGAGGCGTCCGCCTAGTGAAGAACACTAGGGCGGGACGTGAGATTCAACTACGAGCTTTTTAACTGCAACAAGTTTAATATACGCTATTGGAGCTGGAATTACCGCGGCTGCTGGCACCAGACTTGCCCTCCAATGGGTACTCGGGCGAGGGTGAAGGTCGCCCCCATGCCAATTACAGAGCAGTAGCCCCGTATTGGTATTTCTTGTCACTACCTCCCTGTGTCAGGATTGGGTAATTTGCGCGCCTGCTGCCTTCCTTAGATGTGGTAGCCGTCTCGCAGGCTCCCTCTCCGGAATCGAACCCTAATTCCCCGTTACCCGTCGATGCCTCGGGAGGCCAATACCCTACCGTCAAGCTGATGGGTCAGAAACTTGAAtggaatatcgcaaaaagCGAGTCGCAGGTTACTGTAAATCACAAGACCAGTAAACGCGGTAATAACCTCAAACGTGTATTAGCCACACAATTAGCGCGGTTATCCATAGCAAAGTGAACTCCAAAGAAACTATAACTGTTGTAATGAGCCATTCGCAGTTTCACCGTAACAAGCTGGTACTTAGACATGCATGGCTTAGTCTTTAAGACAAGCATATGACTACTGGCAGGATCAACCAGGTTGCTATCAGGGCCTATAGGGTGTTCGAAACACTGGGGCCTCAAGAGGCCCCGGCCTTGGAGTGGCCCCCAACGGGGCCCTCATTCCTCAGGTCCACCCATGCCATCACTGCCCGGTACAGCGGCTTAGCGTAGATTCACAGTGATGCGGCACTCTGCGAGTGCCGTTGTCAACCATAGCTCTACCCAGCCGCCGTAACCGGCAACCGTGTGTCTAGGGGCTGTGTGGGATGCACGGGGCGCACTCTCTTAAAGAGTGCGCTCGGGTATCCGCGCCAGACCCCAGGGCACTTTTTGCTGGGTCTTTCTCTAGCGGCACTGCCTACTCACTTGCTGTCAACTAGTTGCTAGTCCTTGCCCTAGGACCACACGCAGTGCCACAGGGCGCCTGGTGCGGTCTTGGCAAAGACCAAACAGGGGTCGGATCGGTGCTTTAAGGGCACTGTCCTAATAGAGTCACTCTGTGAGGGGCCGCTGGGTGTGATTCGCACACCCAGCAAGGCCCAATTGGAGTGGCTCGGGTCGTCGAGTTGTTGAGGTCGGCGACGGCCAGTCACTGACTGCGTCAGTGACCGCGTTCTGGAACAACGGCTCGGACCCCGGGGTTACCCGGGGTGGGGCTTAGTACCCGGGGCCCCATTGGGGTAGCAGgggcgccgaaggcgcgGTGGGGTGTAGGGTAGTATTAGTTGGGGACGGATGTGGTGATATAGTGTTATtgtctagtgctatataggGGCGCGCCCGTGGAGGAGTGGTAATTGGAGTGTGAGTGAGGGGGCGCGCTATAGGGGTCTTAGGAGGGTCTAGGGAGGGGGGTAGTGGTAGGTGGTGGAGGTAGGAGGGGTTAGTAGAGGTAGGGTTAAGGGGTAGTGGAAGATGTAATATAGGATTGCAGAAGTTTTCATTGATTTGTCAAGGTTGATATACGGAATaatagatgatatatagTACTATAGAGGCcattatatggaatcccGGTAGTCAAGGTAGTAATCAGTGATGTGATAACGATGAAGctaatgaatatgtaacTATATAGTGACTACATACTAACCATACAGTATTGACTATATAATACTATCCCCAATAGAAATAGAATGTCCTACTACAGGACTAGACCGTATTCAGAGAAAACACAAATCTTTCACTACTCTATACAGTAGTAATGACACTGTAGAAGCTActttaataaaatatccATAGAATTTTGATAGCAAAGTTAGTGACACTTTTAGTAAAAGGTTCATAAAAGTTGAttggcacttttgctgaaagtttagtattATAGTGCCAGATGTTCAGGGTAGTCATCTAATAATGCCATAGTGGTACCCCTGTGGTacggacctacatagaccagttggcacaggtactcagtgcactccttgggtggagtaggatAGATAAGTGTCCTGACAAGGGCACGTGCCAGAAGGGTGTCAAtggatatcaacatggcaCTAAAGATGGCTGCAAGTATCTCAAGGATGTAAAACATGAGAACAAGTGTGAGAAGTGTgaatgtatgaaatgggacGTGAAGAAGCCGGACCAGGAAGGAACACCGCTGGGAAGGAAGTGCCAGAGGTGTAAGGGTAGTGGTGATGCACAGTGTAGCTGTAGTACTGGTGGATGTAGTCCTGGCGAGGAGTGTCAATGCGCCAAaaaaggcaaatgctgcaagtgttgttgtacggGTTGTACGAAGTGTAAGAAGGAGTGTAGTTGTATCGAAAAGGAGAGTGAAAAGAAGGACCTCGgtatatatgtacacaAAGAGACGTATCAATCGGCATATTGGTCATACACAAATGCTAAACATTTCGAGCAGTACGGTATGACAGCTACATGGAATGCACTCTATCGATATAAAAAAGTCAATACCAATGACCCCCCGTCACAACGCCgacaccaatgtgcccagATATTATTAGGCTCcgtatgtctcatttggagtgGAGTGActtatatgcattggacaGGGAAGTACCATTCCGGTAGCTCATAttggaacaatcacatccttGACGgcagtggtctagatgacgGTACCCTGTCCCTatggctacaggccttagggtttcctagggatatgATTAATAACCATGGTCCTAGAAATAGGTTGGATGCTgtcatatgggatgggtttaTGGGAAGACTATTTCTAGGGTTTACTCATCCTAGTGGCAGTGACGGTACTACAGCAAAACAACCGTACGATATGAATTACGCCggttttgtacatactgcacatagggattcattctATGATAAAGCTAGAGTGTTCCCCAAGAATGGCACTGGCTCTGGTACTGACCAGAACAAGATTGGTGCCATtttcaagctctatattctatcatgtgcctattttacTGGATTACAGAAGAAGACTCCTACTCAGAGTACTACCTCTAAAACTCCCAAGACAATCCGGgagatcctctactggctcagtgcattgccatataatCAGGCTTACCCAGAGATACTGGAGCATTCCAAGGAggtattgaagaaggtagcaCCAGAAAAGGATGGTACTAAAACGCTTTCATTCTACCAAACAGGCCGTACCCATCCCATCACAGTccatgaattcaacctctttgcccacttccaagcagtgacccagtattgcccactggtcctcataggtatccaaggCGGCATACACAGcactaaaggcactgacagcACTAAAGAACCACCTATTCACTCCCTCTATGCTAACACAGAATGCCACTTCACATATCCCACTGTATCtatccaagcatacaaccaggtggttcactacattagggctctgttctaccagttgtacttccttaggaagcaatgcgCGGTTAAAGTGACTTGTGGAGGgaaatggcgtgaatgtaggtatggcCAGGGGGTAGTgtccaagggggtaattagctggatgtgcctggggtgtgaccccatggagcatgataggaaaaGTAGGGTAAATAAGGTAAAGGAGGGGTTAGTGGGGGTAACGAATGGAACAGGGAAAGATGATACATTGATGAAGTCTCTAGTGGATGTACTtgaggagattggtgatgtagtggtacaattgggtaatgcccaaGAGAGGTTGGATACGGGAAATAATGATCTAGGGGGAGTGATGAAGGCACTGAATGGAGTGTTTTCAGAGGTGAATGCTGGGAGTGATCTAAAGGGGGTACTACAGAAGGTGCTAGGAAAATTGGAGACGGAGAAAGTGAATGGACTAGAGGAGAAGGCAGGGTCACTGAATGGACTAAAGGAGGCTACTACGAAGGCTAAGGCGGCACTAGAGGCGGCTAAGGATGCAGTTGGGAAGCAAAACGGTACGGATGTTGATCCATGTAAGAACCTAGTGAGTGCTGCTATCCATGGGTTACAGAAGGCATTGGAAGCATTTATGAAGTGGGCAGAACAAGATGAAAAGGATGTTATAGAGCAAGCTAAAAAGACACTGAGACATGTAGGAACACTAACAAACGCCGGAGATGAAGTAAATTTGCGCAATGTTAAACTGGAAGCACACTATTCGGCAATTCTCAAGTCCATCAAAGACCTCCTTTCCATCTGCAACTCTCCCAAATGCCCGGGATGTGCAAAACACAGTGACAAGTGCGGCCAACCATCAAAACCCACTATCTGTGacaaatgccaccaacCCACgaccactggtgtcccctcccccctccaggcattcctggaAGACAGGTTACCAGGCTTTAGTTGTGAAAGTACTAAAGAGTTGCTAGACAAACAAGAGGAAGATAGGGATCAGAAAGGGGGAAATGGGACTCTTGCATCGGTGCTAGAATACCCCtctgctgcatcccacttacATCACACCAACAGtcctggccagtgctgcccattgccaatgggttttagaaatcaattctatagtggTAGCACCAGTGATTGTACTGGCCAACGCCTATATGGCATcctgtacttcttcagtaatgAGAatatgatgcagtcgtgcgtttatacactagtgagggtAACAGCAGAactcagtgctaccacaccacaggtactgggtgatgtctttgggttctttagaggtggtgtaggaaatAAAGAAGAGGCGGAGGATAAATCGAAGGGAAAGTGTGATCACATTAGTAATCCAGGTGAGAAGGGGAACGATAAGAAGTATTTctgcggctggtgtgcctctgggttaaggGATGAGGTGCAAGGTATCcagtggataccaaaggTAGACGATGATAAAGGAGGGAAGTATAGACAGAGTGTAGGACAAGCCCTGATAGAAATTAAGGGAGACAAAGGCAGCGTTGGTGCCGTCGCATATGCCAATCCTACTACCACCCCTAATAACCTCTCAACACTCACTGAGCAGCCACAGTATGtatcccccctaaccggtgagcTTTATACCGCAGTAAGTGCCACTTTCGGTAACACGTAtctctcatgggtactgtatctatcagatgcacttgaaggTGGTCTAAAGTCACTGTCTGAGgcattccaacagattgaatgcaATGCGTGTAAAGGGcaatgtgaccccaataagtgcaaaAAAGGTGAACACGGACAGAAGAGTAATCCTCAGGACGCTAAGAGCACTCAACTCTGTCagtgccaatcaatcgtatcatgtaccggggtatTACCGGTcttgtatagacatggcttcagctacggtaacccattcaatctggaggggtaccgGCAGAAGGGGGAGAAGAATGGAGATTATAGCATAGAGAAGGTGGACGCAGGGAAGAAGCATTGTCATGAGTTCTTAAGCAGTctcagtgcagtgatcaaaAAGAAGGAGGAAGTCACCCGGGGCCAGGACTACAACCACTACCTGGAGTGCTACAATGACTCTCCTTCTGTCCACCACCATTcttacaccttgtacaccttCTTCCCAGTTGAACTCCTTCCTGGTACGGATTAGGTtctttccatttcatacaacCACACTTGTCGCACGGATCATTCCGCTGTACATCCTCTAGATACCCGCAGTTGCTATTGCTTTTCTTGTCTCGATTAATGCCATTGCCGTGGTTATTATTCTTGCAGTACTCATCATCACCATTAGTACACttctctatcttactccacccaacgagtgcactgagtacctgtgccaactggtctatgtaggtccggaccacaGGGGTACCACTGTGGCAGTACTAGATCACTACCCAAATAGCTAGCAATTCTTGACTAAGTGAGTTACTAAAGAcctatgaaacatttactAATAATGCTACTATACCTTTATGAAACGTTTATCAATCTTTTACTAAAGGTATCACTACTTGCACTATTAGTATAACACCCATTACTGTATATGTTACTCAGGAATCAATTTGTCAGGCAGGTATAGCACAACTGTTACTACTATCACTACAAGTGGTGCTTACTAGTGATCggattgatattgtcaCGCATTATGGCATCTCTATTAAATACTTATCATGATTGGACAAGGTAGCTTCTTGGTAACATTGCTCCTAGGTTAACATTTAATTATATCGTTGTTTATAATGTATACCATTCAGATGAGCACATCATTCGTCTATGATCTACCTTGGAATATCTTTCCGTAGTGGACAACAGCACATCTTAAGTGCCTATGACACTGTACTGGTATGTATACCACAGTATGTCATTGTTAACAGGACACTATAGCAATTGGTGAAGTAAGCTTGTCTATCATTCCATTGACGCTATACATATTGTTACAGTCGTATTAAGATGAAGCCTTTTATCGTGATAATTATCTGAAAAGGCCATTGGCTATTATTGTTCTGCGGAAAACCTGTGATGATGGTGATTTTTAGTGCTTGACAATTATACAATCATTATAATCtcatattaaatatatatactgcaAAATATCTTAGAGAACTGCATTGAGGAGGGATGCTGTATTACCTGGCGCTTTTAGTATGAATGGGGGGCATAAGAACAACTGGCTCCAACCGTTAGTAATCTCATCCCTAACTGTCTCCAACAACATGGTAAATGTTAACAGATTACCAAAGCTCTGTGTAGTTGTGGCTTTAGGGCTCTCTGCCACGGCCACATCTACTGATGTGGCCCAGGAGCAACCCAGGAAAGAGTCGTTCTTAAGCAGATTCTTAGGTAAGAAAGGAGAACCTACCACCAAACATCATGAGGCGCCTGTACACACTGAGACAGCGCATCTACTTATGTTCCCtcttgaatggtatctgttaccctATCCCATAAACAGAAAATATCTTCTAAAAGCATTGCCATCTAATTTGGCTGCAAAGGTACCAGAAgactgtaatgaaccaataaAACCCGAAGTGGAgcaatatattaaaaaatTTTTCTCATTCAGTGTGTAACATCACAAGTTGATGCGTCTGTCTTGATATGATAGTTCAACGTGAATTTAAACCCCTAGAATATCTAGATACAGACATGATAACTTTAATTTAGCGATGCTTTACTGCTGTAGTTGATTACAGTGATACATTTAGACCGGTATATCACGGAATATATGCCTGTATAACTGACTGTACTGCTTATGACTTTTTTAGTAATTATCATTGTCTACTCATTCTTATTATGCCATACATACACGTACTTAGTACGTATAACAACTGTCTGCGTATTTAGATATACACCTTCTAACAGCAACCTGATAACCTCTACAGTAATGTGATACAACACGTTACTTTGTTAATGATAGCTCTATTTAAGTGCTATCAAGTAAGCAGTGTAATAAAGTATGCGTTATGGCATCTCTATAAAACACTTATGCTTCGACAAGGTATCTTTTAGGCAACACTGGTCGTAGGTGAATATGTCATTATACCGTTGTTTATAACGTGATCCCGTGGAAATGAGCACATAACACGTCATACATCTATGGTGGAAAGTAACAATCCTACAGTACCTGACACTGTACTGGTATATGAGGTCATAGTATACCATTGTTATATGAATGCTATAGTACTTGGTGAGGTAGCAAGTGATCTGTCATACAATTGACGTTATACAGATTGTGACATTCATGCCACCGACGCCATATTGATCGTAACAACCACGTTCCTGTTTTTAACGTTTACTTATAAACGATACTGTATCAACACTGGTATGTAGAGCACCTCTAATGATTGTGATCTGAACGGTGCCTGAGAATAAGACAATTACATTGTTTTCATATGACATGTATACCAATCATACAGTAGCTGGGAAATCTGCGTAGAAGAGCAACCCCTAACACTCTGTTACTACTACTATACCTGGGGCATGACAACAACTATAGTTCCAACAGTTAGTTATCTTACTCCCTACTAACTTCACCAAGATTGTATCTCTAAACACGTTATGGAAGCTTTCTGTATTGGTGGCATTCGGGGTCTCTACCACGGCCACTGCTACCGATGTAGCCCAGgagcaacccaagaaggaagaATTGGAGAATGGATCATTACGTAACAAAGAAAAGCCTGGGACTAAGCCAGTGGAAGTAAAAGAAGCAACCAGGATTACCACTAAAAGAAACAGTGATCCAAATGATCCACCGATGTTCagtgttgaatggtatctgttacccaaGCCCCTAAATAGAGCAAGTCTTCGTGAGAGGTTGCCTTGGTTTGCGCAAAATACTGTGCCAAGGGACTGTAATCAGCCAATAGCTCCACCAACAGAAAAATATATTCGAAATCATTTTTCTTGGGTTGAGAAACAGAAACAGAAGGAGTCATCTTCTGCGGATGCCACAACCACTAATGTGAGCCAACCCAAGAAGGGATCCTTCCTAAGCAGATTCTTCAgtaaaaacaacaaacagGTTGATATCCCAGATTTACCCAAGTATTCTCTTGAATGGTATTTCTTACCCAAGGAGGAAAGCAGGAAACATCTTCGTGACAGGTTGCCATATGCTTCGAAAGGTGTTGTAGCATCGGACTGTAGAGAATCAATAGCGCCTGTGTTTGAAAAACGCATTAGGGATTATTTGTCATTATATACCGTAGACTGGTATCTATTACCCAAGCCCGAAAACAGAGCTACCCTGCGTAATTCGTTACCAAAGGATTTGGTCGAAAAGGTTCCAGAGGACTGCATGGAGCATATAGAGCCCGAGGTGGAGGATTACATTAggaaatattttttatggTATTGctttgaatggtatctgttacccaaGCCCGAAAACAGGGCCGCCCTGCGTAATTCGTTGCCAGAGGATTTGGCTGCAAAGGTACCAGAggactgtaatgaaccaataaGCCCCGACGTGGAAGAACTTATTAGAGAGCATTTCACAGTGATTGAGAAGAAGCAGAGGCCTAATCGTTTTTGGTATTTGCATTTGTAAATTAGCAATAATGGAGTCACTTAAGGAGAActaatataacataatgtcATAGGTAATACACTTGTCTACCAGACTACCCTAATACATATACACTATTACTCTACACCACATATCCACAGACTAACCTTACTAACACTGGCATCCAGTATATCCATAGACCCTCTGTATTGCCGCATTAACAACACTGGTCATTAGCACACATATACTACTCGGTTGTTCCCCTGTTATGGACTACTATGGTACAGCATACTAACCACGGTATCCATAATGTCCCATGGAAGTGACATTGTTAT
Proteins encoded in this region:
- a CDS encoding variant erythrocyte surface antigen-1 alpha subunit codes for the protein MSYYRTRPYSEKTQIFHYSIQYGTPVVRTYIDQLAQVLSALLGWSRIDKCPDKGTCQKGVNGYQHGTKDGCKYLKDVKHENKCEKCECMKWDVKKPDQEGTPLGRKCQRCKGSGDAQCSCSTGGCSPGEECQCAKKGKCCKCCCTGCTKCKKECSCIEKESEKKDLGIYVHKETYQSAYWSYTNAKHFEQYGMTATWNALYRYKKVNTNDPPSQRRHQCAQILLGSVCLIWSGVTYMHWTGKYHSGSSYWNNHILDGSGLDDGTLSLWLQALGFPRDMINNHGPRNRLDAVIWDGFMGRLFLGFTHPSGSDGTTAKQPYDMNYAGFVHTAHRDSFYDKARVFPKNGTGSGTDQNKIGAIFKLYILSCAYFTGLQKKTPTQSTTSKTPKTIREILYWLSALPYNQAYPEILEHSKEVLKKVAPEKDGTKTLSFYQTGRTHPITVHEFNLFAHFQAVTQYCPLVLIGIQGGIHSTKGTDSTKEPPIHSLYANTECHFTYPTVSIQAYNQVVHYIRALFYQLYFLRKQCAVKVTCGGKWRECRYGQGVVSKGVISWMCLGCDPMEHDRKSRVNKVKEGLVGVTNGTGKDDTLMKSLVDVLEEIGDVVVQLGNAQERLDTGNNDLGGVMKALNGVFSEVNAGSDLKGVLQKVLGKLETEKVNGLEEKAGSLNGLKEATTKAKAALEAAKDAVGKQNGTDVDPCKNLVSAAIHGLQKALEAFMKWAEQDEKDVIEQAKKTLRHVGTLTNAGDEVNLRNVKLEAHYSAILKSIKDLLSICNSPKCPGCAKHSDKCGQPSKPTICDKCHQPTTTGVPSPLQAFLEDRLPGFSCESTKELLDKQEEDRDQKGGNGTLASVLEYPSAASHLHHTNSPGQCCPLPMGFRNQFYSGSTSDCTGQRLYGILYFFSNENMMQSCVYTLVRVTAELSATTPQVLGDVFGFFRGGVGNKEEAEDKSKGKCDHISNPGEKGNDKKYFCGWCASGLRDEVQGIQWIPKVDDDKGGKYRQSVGQALIEIKGDKGSVGAVAYANPTTTPNNLSTLTEQPQYVSPLTGELYTAVSATFGNTYLSWVLYLSDALEGGLKSLSEAFQQIECNACKGQCDPNKCKKGEHGQKSNPQDAKSTQLCQCQSIVSCTGVLPVLYRHGFSYGNPFNLEGYRQKGEKNGDYSIEKVDAGKKHCHEFLSSLSAVIKKKEEVTRGQDYNHYLECYNDSPSVHHHSYTLYTFFPVELLPGTD
- a CDS encoding SmORF protein (Small Open Reading Frame (SmORF)), with amino-acid sequence MNGGHKNNWLQPLVISSLTVSNNMVNVNRLPKLCVVVALGLSATATSTDVAQEQPRKESFLSRFLGKKGEPTTKHHEAPVHTETAHLLMFPLEWYLLPYPINRKYLLKALPSNLAAKVPEDCNEPIKPEFQQLVILLPTNFTKIVSLNTLWKLSVLVAFGVSTTATATDVAQEQPKKEELENGSLRNKEKPGTKPVEVKEATRITTKRNSDPNDPPMFSVEWYLLPKPLNRASLRERLPWFAQNTVPRDCNQPIAPPTEKYIRNHFSWVEKQKQKESSSADATTTNVSQPKKGSFLSRFFSKNNKQVDIPDLPKYSLEWYFLPKEESRKHLRDRLPYASKGVVASDCRESIAPVFEKRIRDYLSLYTVDWYLLPKPENRATLRNSLPKDLVEKVPEDCMEHIEPEVEDYIRKYFLWYCFEWYLLPKPENRAALRNSLPEDLAAKVPEDCNEPISPDVEELIREHFTVIEKKQRPNRFWYLHL